The genomic DNA GAATGAGAAAGCGAAGCAATTAGGAGCGAGAGATAGTCACTTTGTAACACCGAATGGATTGCATGATCCGAATCATTATACGACGCCATATGATATGGCTATGATTACGAAAGGTGTGCAAAATTATCCTGAAATTTTACAAGCGATGAATACGAAAAGAACGACAGTTACGACGTCTAGGCAGACGGTGTCTATTTTTAATAAATCTAATTTTTTTGAAAATCCATATAGCATTGGCGGTAAGACAGGGTTTACGAATGAAGCGCGTAATACACTTGTTTTATTAAATGAGAAAGATGGAAATCGTATTATAAATGTAGTAATGGCTTCTCAAAGACCTGAAATTTATGAAGATTTGAAGCAGATGGCGGACTATTCTTTTGGTCAATTTGTGAAGCAAACTGTACTAGATAAACATAGTTGGCATCAAAAAACAACATATTTAAATAAAGATATTAATAGTGAACTTGAAAAAAGTGCAGAACTTATGCTTAAGAAAGATGAAGGGAAAAATGTGAAAACTATTTTCCGGGCAGCTTCATTAGATAAAGAATCTTTGTATCATAAAGGAATTCATCGTGGTGAGGTAGTTGGTGCAGTTGATATTACGAAAAATAATCAAACAATTGCGACGGTAAATGTTCTTTCAACAGAAGATGTCACTTTTGCGATGCCTAAAAAAGATACAATTGTATCAGAAGAAAAAGAGTCAAATGTGAAAGTAATAAGTGTTGGGGTAGGCGCACTTGTACTATTTGGAGCCATTTTATATGTAGTGCTACGCCGAAATACAAAAGGAATGAAAACAGAAGAAAAATAACGTATTAGTAAAAAGGCTGTGGAGATTTTATCACAGTCTTTTTCTATGCTAAAAATACTTTTAACTAATAATTGTAAATTTTCTTATTGCAATAACCTAAAGTTCGTTATATCATTTACTTGTGTTCTTGTTAAAGAACAAAATGAACATTGCATACTTCAAATAATATAAAACAACGGAGAGGGAGAGAGTCGATGAAATTAATTTGGAAGGTAATTAGCAACGCGATCTCATTTGTTTTATTTGCATTGATGGTGTTTTTAGCTTTTGTAGTTATTTCTTCAAAAGCAAGCGGTGGTGATCCCACAGTGATGGGATATCAATTTAAGAGCGTTCTTTCAGGATCAAT from Bacillus cereus G9842 includes the following:
- a CDS encoding D-alanyl-D-alanine carboxypeptidase family protein yields the protein MVNFKKILVFITVICLFLLTPMTLRAETNIGVNPEQVAPPPAEGPNVFSQFATTIDAKTGDVLYDKNAYHRAYPASTTKVLTAILLMEHTKPEDQFTFSQLALDQEKSNYQIEFQPGETINRNTALMILMVLSANDVSYAIAERIGGSVENFANMMNEKAKQLGARDSHFVTPNGLHDPNHYTTPYDMAMITKGVQNYPEILQAMNTKRTTVTTSRQTVSIFNKSNFFENPYSIGGKTGFTNEARNTLVLLNEKDGNRIINVVMASQRPEIYEDLKQMADYSFGQFVKQTVLDKHSWHQKTTYLNKDINSELEKSAELMLKKDEGKNVKTIFRAASLDKESLYHKGIHRGEVVGAVDITKNNQTIATVNVLSTEDVTFAMPKKDTIVSEEKESNVKVISVGVGALVLFGAILYVVLRRNTKGMKTEEK